A region of Ornithodoros turicata isolate Travis chromosome 5, ASM3712646v1, whole genome shotgun sequence DNA encodes the following proteins:
- the LOC135394330 gene encoding tubulin alpha-8 chain-like, with the protein MGQTGVQLGNSSWELFCLEHGIQPDGSSAIYGDLEPTVINEVREGLYKDPFHPDMLITSKEDSSSKYARARYIVGREILELVLERIRKLARQCTDLQGFLIFHSLGGGTGSGFTSLLAEYLSAAYEKKPILEFTVYPASKVSTAVVEPYNGVLTTHATVAHFDCTFMADNDAIYNMSKHNLYIDCPVYTNLNRFVGQIVSSITSSLRFKRDVNVDLTEFKTNLTPYPRTHFSLVAYAPEISAEKAYHEQPTVSEITKACFEPANQLLKCDPHNGTYMACCLLYRGDVVQKEVTAALATLKTTRTFKFVDWCQTGFKVGITNQPHNVVPESEMTKVHRTVCTMSNTTAIAEAWACLDYKLDFLYAKRAFVHWYVTEGMEGEEFCEAREDLAALERDYEDIRIGYAGESGEDSGEEF; encoded by the exons ATGGGACAAACTGGCGTCCAACTAGGAAATTCAAGCTGGGAGTTGTTCTGTTTGGAACATGGAATTCAACCTGATGG TTCCTCGGCAATTTATGGGGACCTAGAACCCACTGTGATAAATGAGGTGCGGGAAGGTCTCTACAAGGACCCGTTTCATCCGGACATGTTGATAACTAGCAAGGAGGATTCCTCAAGCAAGTATGCTCGTGCACGCTATATTGTTGGGAGAGAGATCCTCGAACTGGTGTTGGAACGCATCCGTAAGCTGGCACGACAGTGCACGGACCTGCAAGGCTTCTTGATTTTTCACAGCTTAGGCGGAGGCACTGGCTCCGGCTTCACGTCATTGCTTGCGGAGTATCTCTCAGCAGCGTATGAGAAGAAGCCAATACTTGAGTTTACCGTCTACCCTGCATCCAAG GTTTCTACCGCCGTTGTGGAACCCTACAATGGTGTCCTCACCACACACGCAACTGTGGCGCATTTTGACTGCACATTTATGGCGGACAACGACGCTATATACAACATGTCTAAACACAACTTGTACATCGACTGTCCCGTCTACACGAATTTGAACAGGTTCGTTGGACAGATTGTCTCTTCCATCACTTCGTCCCTGCGGTTCAAAAGAGATGTCAACGTAGATCTGACAGAGTTCAAAACCAACCTGACGCCTTATCCTAGGACGCATTTCTCCCTCGTCGCCTATGCTCCCGAGATTTCGGCCGAGAAAGCATACCACGAACAGCCAACAGTGTCAGAAATTACCAAGGCCTGTTTTGAACCAGCCAACCAGCTGCTGAAGTGCGATCCCCATAACGGTACGTACATGGCCTGCTGCCTGCTCTACCGAGGCGATGTTGTGCAAAAGGAGGTGACTGCCGCCCTTGCTACCCTCAAGACCACGCGTACCTTTAAGTTTGTAGACTGGTGCCAAACTGGTTTCAAG GTGGGTATCACCAACCAGCCACATAATGTAGTCCCAGAGAGCGAAATGACAAAGGTTCATCGTACAGTTTGCACCATGTCTAATACCACAGCCATTGCTGAAGCCTGGGCCTGTTTGGACTACAAGTTGGACTTTTTGTATGCAAAGCGCGCTTTCGTGCACTGGTATGTGACAGAAGGTATGGAAGGGGAAGAATTCTGTGAGGCACGTGAAGACTTGGCTGCCCTGGAGAGAGACTACGAGGATATTCGTATTGGTTACGCTGGGGAATCTGGAGAAGACAGTGGAGAAGAGTTCTAA